The Haloplanus natans DSM 17983 DNA segment TCCGTATCCCGCGAGGCGACGGCGATAACGTCCGCCCGTCCTTCGACGGCGAAGCGGGTGAGGTCGACGGCGAGTTTCACGTCCACGTCGCCACTGGTGACGACCACCTCGAACCCGCGGGCCTCGGCCGCCTGGATGAGCTCCGGCGTCGCGTGTTCGTCGACGTAGAGCCGAGTGGTCGCCGGTCGACCCGCCGCGGCGGCGGCCCCGCGCACGTCGTCCAGGTCGACGTCGAACTCCCCGCGGAGCACGTTGGGACCGTCGACGAACAGCGCCACGCGGGGGGCGCTCCCGTCGTCGTCCGAGCGCCGACCGAACAGATCCATGGGGCTCGTACCCTTTTCGCGGACATATACGTCCCGGTCTCGTCCGGGCGCAGTTCCGTCGCTGATAATCGAGGGCGTACCGTTATCACCCGCTCCCCCCTGTCTCGTGGTATGCTCTCCGTGGCCGCCCTTTCGCTGGACGGGACGCCCTTCGATTCGACCGAGTTCTCCCGACTCTGGTTTCTCGCGGCGCTCACCTACGGCGTCGGCGACATCGTCACCACCGTTTCCCTCGTCGGGTTCAGCGACTCGGTGAACGAGGGCAACGCCCTCCTCCGGGCGGCCATCGAAGGGTTCGGCCTGTGGGGTCTGATCGGCCTGAAACTGGCCGCGTTCCTGATCTGTCTGGGCGTCAGCCTCTACGGCGCCCGCGACGCCGACACCGCGCTCTACTACGGCCCCCCGGCGATGCTCGCCGTCGTCGGCGCGTTCACCACCGCGTACAATCTCCGCCTCCTGATCGGGTAGGCTGTCTACCCCCGTTCGAGACGGATCGTGAGTCCGTCCGGTTCCGTGCGCCCCTTCCAGACGTTGCAGCCGACGTGGTGGTGGTCGTCGAGGGCGAGAAAGAGCGCCGAGGGCATCGACTGCCGGACATTGATACTGTTTATTGTAACTGGTTACCGGTGGGTCGCCGGACCGGCTTGGCGACCCACCGATAATCACTATGAGACCGAGGCCGTCGACGTATGAACGACTGTGCGCCCGACAGCGACGAGACTTCGAGGTGGACGTGGCTCAGGTCGGTCCCCGACGGGAGCCGATCCGCGCCGGTCGACGCCTCGCGGGGCGGATCGAGAGATAGCGGGAGCGTGTCCATCGCCACGGTCCCGTCGTCGGTCACCGGCCACGGCGGCCGGTCGCGATACAGTTCCATCCCGTTGGCCTCCGGATCGGACAAGTAAAGCGCCTCGCTGACGTGGTGGTCCGACGGGCCGTCGAGGCGCCATCCCTCCTCGATCCGGGTCAGGGCGTCGCCGAGCGCAGACCGCGGGGGGACCCGAAACGCCGCGTGAAAGGGTCCCGCCTCGTCCGGCCGCCGGGGGGCCGGTCGGGCGCCGCGAGAGGGACCAGAAGGGGGTCGTCGACGCCGAGGACGGCCCGGTCGGCGTCTCGGGCGAGCGTATCCAGTCCGATCACGTCCGCGTAGAACTCGACCATCCGATCGAGGTCGGCCACTCGGAGCGCGACTCGTTCGGCGTGTCCGGCCATAGGCGTGCTACGCGACCCGATCACTTCGCCCTGCCGGGGTCACGCCGACGGGCGGCTCACTCGCCGTCGACGAACACCTTCACCTCGCCGCCGCGAGTCAGGCCGACTTCTATCTCGGCGTCGAGCCGGTTCCGTGTCGTGTGCGCTTCGAGCCGTCCGAACAGATGGGCGTACAGCTCCGGGCGGCAGTACGCGATTTTCACGCCGGCCTCGTCGCCCCGCTCGTACACCGCATCGACCAGCCCGTCGAAACTGGTGCCGGCCTCGACGGTCAGGCGGACGGGCGACCGGACGGTCCGAATCAACTCCAGTGTCCGGCGGGCCTGCTCGACGTTTCGCTCCGCCGCCCGCTCGACGGCGCTCACGTTCGACCCCGTCGTACCCAGCCGATCCGCGACCGCCTGCTGGGTGAGCCCCTGCTCCCTGAGTTCGAGCACCTCCACCTGTCGTTCGGTCAGGATCGTCGAATCGGCCGAAACCATACGACTAAAACAAAACCATTTGAGATAAGCTTTTTTTCCAATCGTTTCTACCCCACTCCATGCACGAGACGGACGGACACACCCGCCGTGGATTCCTGCTGACGGTGGGTGCGACCGGGTCGGTCGGGTTGGCCGGCTGCACCGGCACCTGGATGGGAGCGGGGCCGGAGGGCGAGGCGGCGGCCGACGACGGCGAGTCGCCGGCGGCCACGATACTCGCCGCCGGCAGCCTCCAACACGCACTGGAGACGGGGCTCGCGCCCGCCGTCGACGTGCCGATCCGGGTCGAGGCCCACGGCTCCGCGACCGTCGCTCGCCTGATCGCCGAGGGACAGCGCGACCCCGACATCGTCACCGTGGCCGACACCGCGCTGTTCGAGGCACCCCTCTCGCCGCCGTGGTACGCGACGTTTACGAGCAACGCGGTCGTCCTCGCGTACAACCCCGACACCGAGGGCGGGCGACGTGTCGCGGACGCCGACCGATGGTACGAACCGCTGGTCGACGGCGACGTGCGACTCGGCCGCACGGACCCCGATCGAGACCCGCTCGGCTATCGGACGCTCTTTACGCTCGAACTCGCGGCGCGTCACTACGCCGACGCGCCGGCGTTGCGCGAGGCGATTCCACGCCGGCGACAGATCTACCCGGAGACGGCGCTGATCGGCGGCTTCGAAACCGGATCGATCGACGCCGCCTTCGCCTACCGCAACATGGCCGTCGAGCGCGGATACGACTACGTCGACCTCCCCGACCGGATCGACCTGAGCGACCCGGCACACGCCGACCGGTACTCGACCGTCTCGTATACGCTCCCGAGCGGGCAGGAGATCCGGGGCAGCCCCATCAGCTACGGCTCGACCGTTCGCCACCGGAGCGACGCCGCGCTGTCGGTGTTCGCCGCCCACACGACCGGCGACTACCTCGCCGACGCCGGCTTCCTGCTCCGCGAGGAGTTCCCGCACTACGAGGGCGCGGTGCCGGACGCAGTGAGACGGGCGACGACCACCGACCGGGAGGCCTCGGCGCTCGTGGAGGCGATTTCGGCTCTCACGGTCCGCCACTGATGTCGGCACACTCGACTTGGCGGAGGCACGTCCCCCGCCCCGACTGGCTCACTCTCGCGCTCGCTCTGGGCGGCCTTCTCCTGCTTTATTACGTCGCCCCGCTGGTCTCGCTGTTCCTCTCTGCCCCGCCGGGTGCGGTCGCCGCCAGCCTGGGCAACGCGACGGTCATCGACGCGGCGACGACCTCGATCCTCGCCGCGACCCTCAGCACCCTCCTCGGAACCGCCCTCGGGCTGCCGCTCGCGTACTGGCTGGCCCGGGCCGACACGCGGTGGACCGACGCCGCCCTCGCGGTCGTCGTCCTCCCACTCGTCCTCCCGCCGACGGTGGGTGGGGTGGTCCTGCTGACGGTCGTCGGCCCGAACACGCTCCTCGGCGGCGTCGCCGCCACGGCCGGCGTCCCGCTCACCCGGTCGCTCGCGGGCGTGGTGCTCGCCCAGACGTTCGTCGCGTCGCCCTTCGTCGTCGTCACGGCGAAGGCGGCCTTCGAGGGGGTCGACCGGACGTTCGAACACGCCTCCCGGTCGCTCGGCAAGGGACGGCTGACGACCGCCCGGCGCGTTACGCTCCCGCTTGCCGGCCCGGGCATCCTGGCCGGCGTAACGCTTGCGTTCGCCCGTGCGATGGGCGAGTTCGGCGCGACGATGATGCTCGCGTACTACCCGCGGACGATGCCCGTCCAGATCTGGGTGTCGTTCATCTCGCTCGGTCTCGACGCCGCCTACCCGGTCGCCATCGTTCTCGTCGTCGTCTCGGTACTGGCGTTGCTCGTCCTGAACACCGTCGCGTCGAACCCGTGGCGATGACCGGACTACACCTCGACGGGGTCACGAAGCGGTACGCGGGGTTCGAACTCGGTCCCGTCGACCTCGCCGTCGCGGACGAGGTGCTCGCCGTCCTCGGCCCGTCGGGCTGTGGCAAGACGACGCTCCTCTCGCTCGTCGCCGGCCTCACCCGACCCGACGCCGGCACCGTCACCCTCGACGGGCGGGCACTCGACGGCCGACCGCCGGAGGATCGGGGCGTCGGCCTCGTCTTTCAGGACGGCGCGCTCTTCCCCCACCTGACCGCACGGGAGAACGTCGCGTACGCGGCGACCGAGGAGCGTGTCGACGACCTCGCCGCCACCTTTGAGATTCGGGACCTCCTCGACCGGCGCCCGCCGGCACTCTCGGGGGGCGAACGCCAGCGTGTCGCCTTGGCCCGGACGCTCGCGGCCGATCCGGATGCCCTGTTGCTCGACGAACCCTTGTCGAGTCTGGACGCGCCAATCCGTCGCCGACTCCGCGACGAACTCCACGACCTGCTCGGCGCCCTCGACGTGCCGGTCGTCTACGTCACGCACGACCAGCGCTCGGCGACGGTGCTCGGCGACCGGGTCGCGGTCCTGCGGGACGGCGCCGTCGAACAGGTCGGGACGCCCGACGCCGTCCTCGACCGGCCCGAAAGCGAGTTCGTCGCCCGGTTCACCGGCTGTGAGAACGTCTTCGAGGGGACGGTCGTCGAGTGCGGCGTTCGGGTCGACGGCGTCGTCCTGCCGGTCGAAACGACGCGGTCGATCGGCGCGCCCGTCACGGTCTGCGTGCGCCCGTCACGCGTTCGGCTCGATCCGGCCGACGCCGACGCCGGCCTCGTCGGCACGGTCCGCCGGCGACTCAACGAGGGGGACGACTACCGGATCGTGGTCGACCTCGGCGGTCCGGATCTGGTGGCGACGGTGCCGCCACGGGTCGGGCGTGGGCTCGTGCCCGGCGACTGCGTCCGGGCGTCGCTCGACGACGTGCATCTGCTCTCGGACGCCGGGGTCGAGGGGCCGTGATGGCCGATTCGGCCCACGTGTCCTCATCCCGGCGGCTCGGCGTCGGTCAGCGTCACGTGAAAATCGCTCTCAGGACGACCACGATGCCGTTCGCGGTGCCCCGGGTCGCTGACCCCACCACCCCATTTCGTATCGCGACATACGATTTACGCCCTCGCACCCGGACAAAACCATTAGGTCACGAGGCGCCGAGGGGGGCGTATGGGCCTACGAAAGCCACCCTTGCACGCGACCCACGCCGACCGGGACGCGTCGTTCACCGAGTTCGGTGGCTGGGAGATGCCGGTCGAGTTCGACTCCATCCGGACCGAACACGCCGCCGTTCGCGAATCGGCGGGGATCTTCGACGTCTCCCACATGGGCGAAATCGTGGTGACCGGCCCCGACGCGACGGCGCTGATGGGCCGGCTGACCACGAACGACGTAACCGAACTCGATCCGGGCGACACGCAGTACGCGTGTATCACCGACGAGGATGGGATCATCCTCGACGACACGATGGTGTTCAGACTCCCCGACGAGGACGGACAGTCGCATTACCTGTTCATTCCGAACGCGGGCCACGACGACGAAATGTACGCGCGGTGGACCGAGTACCGCGACGAGTGGGGCCTCGACGCGACGGTGCGAGACGCCACCGAGGAGTGGGCGATGCTGGCACTCCAAGGGCCGGACGCGCCGGAGCTAGCGAGCGAGGCGACCGACGGTGCAACCACCGACATCGATCGGTTCAAGGCGGCGTTCTGTGACGTGGCCGGCGTGCGTGCGTTCGCCTCGCGGACGGGTTACACCGGCGAGGACGGCTTCGAGTTCCTCGTTCCGTGGGACGAGGCCGAGACGGTGTGGTCGGCGTTCGACTGCCAGCCCTGTGGGCTGGGCGCCCGCGACACCCTCCGTCTGGAGATGGGGTTTCTGCTCTCCGGCCAGGACTTCGATCCGGAAGCCGAACCCCGCAATCCCTACGAGGCGGGCGTCGACTGGACGGTCGACCTCGACACGGAGTTCGTGGGGCGTGACGCCCTCGAAGCCGTCGAGCGCGAGGGTGTCGACGAGCGCTTCCGGGGCGTGGTCCTCCAGCAACGTGGCGTTCCCCGCCACGGCTACGAGGTGGTCGACGCCGACGGCGAGCATCTCGGCCACCTCACCAGCGGGACGATGAGTCCGACGCTGGGCGAACCCATCGGCCTCGGTTACCTCTCCGACCAGGCACCTCCGGGCACCCGCGTACGGGTGGTCGTCCGGGGCGAACCGAAGCAAGCAAACGTAGTGACGCCCCCCTTCATCGATACATGAGTTTCGACGTACCCGCGGACCGACGGTATCTGGAATCGCACGAGTGGACGACGACCGACCACGAGACGGTCAGAGTCGGCATCACCGACTTCGCACAGGACGAACTGGGTGACGTGGTGTTCGTCGAACTCCCCGCCGAGGGCGACGAGGTGACCAAGGACGCCGAGTTCGGCGTCGTCGAGAGCATCAAGGCCGTCTCGGACCTCCTCTCGCCGGTGTCGGGCACCGTGGTCGCCGTCAACGAGGCGCTGTTCGACGCGCCGGAACTCGTCAACGAGGACCCCTACGGCGAGGGCTGGATGATCGAAGTCGAGCCGAGTTCGGACGGCGAGTTCGACGCTCTGCTCTCCGCCGACGACTACCGCGATTCAATCGAGTAGGCCGCGCCGGCGGCTAGAAGCCGACGTGTTCGGAGCTGTCGATGCCGTCGATGCGGACGAGTCCGTAATCGCAGTCGGTACACACCCACTTCGTTTTCTCCCCCAGGTGAAGCGTCGTGCTTGCCGTCCGCCAGAACGTGTCGTTCGAACACTCCGGGCAGTCGTGGTCCATCTCCAGGCTCATAGCTGTGTTTCGGCCGCCGATTCAATTGAAGATACTGGTTCCCGAACCGAGGGATA contains these protein-coding regions:
- a CDS encoding NYN domain-containing protein, whose protein sequence is MDLFGRRSDDDGSAPRVALFVDGPNVLRGEFDVDLDDVRGAAAAAGRPATTRLYVDEHATPELIQAAEARGFEVVVTSGDVDVKLAVDLTRFAVEGRADVIAVASRDTDFKPAIEAANACGLRTLAIAPGEHGRSDALRNAAGGSVTLDGDVDG
- a CDS encoding VOC family protein — translated: MAGHAERVALRVADLDRMVEFYADVIGLDTLARDADRAVLGVDDPLLVPLAAPDRPPGGRTRRDPFTRRFGSPRGLRSATP
- a CDS encoding Tfx family DNA-binding protein, producing MVSADSTILTERQVEVLELREQGLTQQAVADRLGTTGSNVSAVERAAERNVEQARRTLELIRTVRSPVRLTVEAGTSFDGLVDAVYERGDEAGVKIAYCRPELYAHLFGRLEAHTTRNRLDAEIEVGLTRGGEVKVFVDGE
- a CDS encoding extracellular solute-binding protein; protein product: MHETDGHTRRGFLLTVGATGSVGLAGCTGTWMGAGPEGEAAADDGESPAATILAAGSLQHALETGLAPAVDVPIRVEAHGSATVARLIAEGQRDPDIVTVADTALFEAPLSPPWYATFTSNAVVLAYNPDTEGGRRVADADRWYEPLVDGDVRLGRTDPDRDPLGYRTLFTLELAARHYADAPALREAIPRRRQIYPETALIGGFETGSIDAAFAYRNMAVERGYDYVDLPDRIDLSDPAHADRYSTVSYTLPSGQEIRGSPISYGSTVRHRSDAALSVFAAHTTGDYLADAGFLLREEFPHYEGAVPDAVRRATTTDREASALVEAISALTVRH
- a CDS encoding ABC transporter permease subunit, coding for MSAHSTWRRHVPRPDWLTLALALGGLLLLYYVAPLVSLFLSAPPGAVAASLGNATVIDAATTSILAATLSTLLGTALGLPLAYWLARADTRWTDAALAVVVLPLVLPPTVGGVVLLTVVGPNTLLGGVAATAGVPLTRSLAGVVLAQTFVASPFVVVTAKAAFEGVDRTFEHASRSLGKGRLTTARRVTLPLAGPGILAGVTLAFARAMGEFGATMMLAYYPRTMPVQIWVSFISLGLDAAYPVAIVLVVVSVLALLVLNTVASNPWR
- a CDS encoding ABC transporter ATP-binding protein, translating into MTGLHLDGVTKRYAGFELGPVDLAVADEVLAVLGPSGCGKTTLLSLVAGLTRPDAGTVTLDGRALDGRPPEDRGVGLVFQDGALFPHLTARENVAYAATEERVDDLAATFEIRDLLDRRPPALSGGERQRVALARTLAADPDALLLDEPLSSLDAPIRRRLRDELHDLLGALDVPVVYVTHDQRSATVLGDRVAVLRDGAVEQVGTPDAVLDRPESEFVARFTGCENVFEGTVVECGVRVDGVVLPVETTRSIGAPVTVCVRPSRVRLDPADADAGLVGTVRRRLNEGDDYRIVVDLGGPDLVATVPPRVGRGLVPGDCVRASLDDVHLLSDAGVEGP
- the gcvT gene encoding glycine cleavage system aminomethyltransferase GcvT encodes the protein MGLRKPPLHATHADRDASFTEFGGWEMPVEFDSIRTEHAAVRESAGIFDVSHMGEIVVTGPDATALMGRLTTNDVTELDPGDTQYACITDEDGIILDDTMVFRLPDEDGQSHYLFIPNAGHDDEMYARWTEYRDEWGLDATVRDATEEWAMLALQGPDAPELASEATDGATTDIDRFKAAFCDVAGVRAFASRTGYTGEDGFEFLVPWDEAETVWSAFDCQPCGLGARDTLRLEMGFLLSGQDFDPEAEPRNPYEAGVDWTVDLDTEFVGRDALEAVEREGVDERFRGVVLQQRGVPRHGYEVVDADGEHLGHLTSGTMSPTLGEPIGLGYLSDQAPPGTRVRVVVRGEPKQANVVTPPFIDT
- the gcvH gene encoding glycine cleavage system protein GcvH, translating into MSFDVPADRRYLESHEWTTTDHETVRVGITDFAQDELGDVVFVELPAEGDEVTKDAEFGVVESIKAVSDLLSPVSGTVVAVNEALFDAPELVNEDPYGEGWMIEVEPSSDGEFDALLSADDYRDSIE
- a CDS encoding DUF7838 family putative zinc beta-ribbon protein; this translates as MSLEMDHDCPECSNDTFWRTASTTLHLGEKTKWVCTDCDYGLVRIDGIDSSEHVGF